The Acinonyx jubatus isolate Ajub_Pintada_27869175 chromosome A2, VMU_Ajub_asm_v1.0, whole genome shotgun sequence genomic sequence GCATAAGTACCCAGTAGCAGTGACCCCTCCTGAAGGAAATCTGACTCTGAGTACAAGTTCCAAGGGACAGAACTTGAAGTCTCCTACACTAGAGATGACAGTGTAAACCATTTTCTGAAGTGAGACACCACTGAGATGACGGGGTCACTCACCGGGTCTAGTGAAAACCAGATTGCCGGTGGGTGTGAGCACAGAAATTGAGAGGAGTTCTCCAAGTTGGATCAGTACCTCAGTGGAGACACTGGCTGCTTCTGAGACCACTACAGACACAGAGGGAATTCATCCTTTTACAGTTTTACTGGTAGACTCTGTCTGGGCAACCAGTTCTGAGGCTGGTCATGTTCTCCTGTTCCTACCCACTCAGAATCACACAATGTCATGCCACCAATGGTTACAGCCTTCATTCCAGAGGCAACCAACCTTTATACTTCAGCCTCCATTCTTTGTAAAACTGCAAGGACTGGGGAAGAATCTGGTTCCTCACAGACTCTTGGACTGAGGGACACTGGTATTTCTCAGGATTCTAGCACAGCCACAGACACAAAAGCATGATCTTTTCCCAAATGTTCAGGGATGCTACTACTGAAATCACTGGGACTTGAGTTTGCTTCCCAGCAAACTGTACCTATCCCAGGCTTTACTCAGTCAGTAGGTGACACTGGCATCCCCAGAAGAACCAACATCAACCGTTGTCTTGCCTCACATGGCTGATTCTTTACACATGACCTTCAACACACCAACAAGCCCGTCTAGGACTGCGGCAAAGAGCACTCTTAACTCTGGACACCACGACCACAGCCTCCTGGGAAGGAACCCCTCTGCTGAGACTCAGTTTTTCACTCTCAGAGATGACTACTCCTATGAGCAGAGGTCTAGAGGCTCCATCATAGACAAGACCTTCTTTTTTGGGTCTtggaggatttggagaaaagacCAAATCCCTGTCCCCTCTGGTACTTATTCTAAGCTCAACTTCAGCTTCTTATGTTTCTTCCAAGGCAGAGAAATCCAGAACCCCTAATTCTCCTTCACTTGCCTCTGGACTGACACTGTCTACATTATTCACCAACATTCAATTCCAGAAAACCACAGTTTTCCCAGGCACTGGCTCCCCAGAATATCCTTGGTGCATGAGCATTACTGTGGGAGAATATAGGACCCTTAAGGTGATCTCTGTGGCCAGGCCACCAAAGGCCACCACATATGGTGTAGTTGTGACTCTAGCCACTGAGGAGAGCTCCTCTGATGTACAGCCCAGCTCAGCTCCATGTGTTAATACCTGTATCCCATTTACAAGTAAGAACCTAGTTCCTGACTTCTCTTGCACTGGGCATTCTGAGATTTGGTGGATACTATTCAAAAAGGTAAAGAGAGGATTCCTGCTGAGAATGTCCATCTGGTTACACATATCTAGTAGGATCATTCTACTTTCTCTATGTAACTAGTGACGCTTTTAGCATCCTTGAGTCCAAATTCAGTTCCTTCCAGTCTGAGCCTACCTTTACCCTCCCCAGATGTGAAGTCTGCATGATGATAGTTATAAAAGAATGATAAAGGGAACTAAGAAAGTGCATAACCAAGACATATTATTTGCATATGTTTGCTAATCTGATATAATAATTCATGATATAATCCTTATTTTACTTATGGAGAGTCTAAAACATGGGAGAGAAAAATCAACCAATGGTGAATTCACATAGGTGCTAGAGACAGACTACTGCCAAATGCTTTTGCTTGAGGCCAATCAATTCAGCAGTCCCACCATCAACAGGAAACTCTTCTATAATTATGATGTAAGACACCTTATCAGTTTGATTTCGTGCCAAGAGAGTCAGTCCTCACCATGTGCCTTCTCAGAGACAGATGAGGACATGCTGAGTCAGTGCCTAGTGAGAGCATTTCTTGTGTGTTCCCATCTTGAAGGAAAGCTAGGCTGACGTGTCAATCCTCTTTTCCTTCAGGTCCTCAGGAGTCTGTGAGAACCACCACTGGGGAGCTGAGTGAGGGGGCGTATGGAGGCACCACGTGGTCAACGGGTGACCCCATGTCTCTGGTGACTGCAGGCAGACTGGGTATGTATGATCCTCTGTGTACATTATGCTTAAGATTGGTCTCTGGACTAAAATAATTGATTTCCTCAGTCCCAGGTTCTGGTACATAATCAAAACTTTCTGCTGTTGTACCCAGAGGCTATTGGTAACATTTTAAGTGGAGATTTATTGACTTCTAATATGACTTGCTTCTCCTTAGTAATTTATATGTTCAAGAGCCAATCATTTCAGCTTTAGGAACAGATATAATGTCTCTACCAAACAGCTGACCAATTGTGAAGGGCCTTCCTAATTCAGATACCATCACTAAGGTCAGGGACTGCCAAGAACAGGGAAAGGTAGACCTGAGATGCCATTGGTTTATTCTACGGGACAATTCataattacaaaatgattatAATGCTGTCCACTGTTACAGTGTTCTGCAGGTGAGAGGAGGTGTCCATTTAAGGTGCTAGGTGGATGAATGCAGCTGTCCTGATTCCTGAAAGCAATACTTTGACGTATCTTTCTATGCTAGAAGGTGGAAAGGTTCTTCATTTCACCTAATTAGAggtgaaagaataagaaaatatataggaAGTAAGGTGCCTTAATCTACCTCTTCCCTTAACCTGTTAAAAACCAAGCCACAGAAATTTTCATTAGAATCACAGTTTTGAGGTCTAGGGGATAAAGACAGATATTAGACTAAAAGAGATTGATTGAGAAGGCTGGACCAAGGTggaaaaatggagagggagagtTTTTCTCCACCAAAAGTTGGGAGAGTTTTTCTCTATTCCTGTGTAGAATCTTTACCCTCCACTAAGACATGAGATGTGGTATATAGGTCTGCATGGAGGCCACACTGATATAAAAACCTAAGATGCCAGAGGGAGCTCTGAGAGCCAGTAGACCAAGCCCATGTACCCAACATTGGGCACAGGGTTGGACAGTATGATTCCTGCCATCTAGAGGAACATATTATGTGCAGATTTgtaaggagagaggaaggagaatcAAAATCAGAAGAGCCCCATTTTTACCTCCTTGCAAACTTCCTAACTGAAGAGCTGTTTCAGTCACAGGCCTGCCCACAAGCAGCCCAGGAACATCTGAAGATATCCTAAATCCAAGCTCCAAGGAGCCCAGCAGCAGCCACAAGACCAGGATCACTGTGGGGACTTCTCTTAGGAAGACTCCAAAAGAGACTGTCCCTGTGGATACCACAGTGGGACTGGCCACCCTTCAGTCCCCGAACACAGGGAGTGTCAGCACCAAACTCCTTCCCTTGCCCACAGGAAACACGATGACAGCAGAATCATCCACAGAAATGGCAGTAGTTACAAATAACATCTCACACTCCACACATCCGGCTGAGGCCTGGGCTAGTACTTATTCTGGGACACCAGAAGGGACAAGCCAGTCAAGAGGAACAATGTCCTCTTTCCACCCAGAATCAACTTCTGTAGGTGCCACAGGGAAGGTTCAGCAAGTCAGCTCAGGCTTGACTTCAAAGACAACTGAAATGGACTTGTCCACACGGTTTGGCTCCACCGAGGGGACCGCAGTGGACACTCATTTCCCCTTGAGCACATCTTCCACTGGTCTTCAAGACTCTGCAACACGTTTAGTTATCTCCAAGGTAGCCACAGGCTCAGTGGCAGATAAATCTGAACTTAAAACCATGCCGTGGGTCAGCACCGTGGTCATTCCTTCCACGGCCTTCAGTACAAAGGCAATGGCAGTTGAACGACAGACAGGTGGATCTGTGGGGAAGGCTTATTCATCTGGCCCATGGCCAAAGCAGATACCTGGGAGTGACCCAATGTCGAGTGCCTCCCCTGTGAAGCCAGACACAGCTACCACCACCCTCACAACCCACATTCCTCCAACAGGACCTTGGACTTCTGACAGGTCAGAAGGCTCAGCCACTATCAGCCTCACCAGTATGGCAAAAGACACAACTGGTTCCTCTATATCTGCTACTTCCCCTTTAGTGGGGCCCAATTCTGAGTCCATCACTGGACTGGAGACCACTGAAATGGCATCTCCACCTGGGGTCCCTTCTGTGACATCATATCCGACAGAACTAACAAGCAAGGGTGGGGCTCTCACCTTGGTGATCATCACCTCCAGCCCCAGGGGAGCAAGGTCAGTTTCAACTATAATGACTAGCCCGGAGAGGAAGTCCAGGGCCACAGTCAGCACCCAAGCACCAGGGACCTCTCCATGGACTGTCACAGACACAGCTGTCCAGTCACATGTCACTGGTTTGCCCAAAGTCAGTTCTACAGGGAGGACACTTTCCTCCTCAGCAGTGGCTACTGGAACAGCTGAACAACAAACAAGTGTATCTGTGGGTGCGGCTTATTCATCTGCTATCACACGGTCAGACAAGACAACTGGGAGTGATCTGATTCATGGTGCATCTCTAGAAGCCACAGACACATTGCATCTCACCTCCAGAGAACAAACCACATCGGCAACTCTGACCTTTAAAAGCCAAGCCATCACCAGCCCTACCAATGATGCTTCAGGAGGAAAAATGAACTCTTCACCATCTGGTGTATTTCCTTCAATGGAGTCTAAGACGCTGGTGGCCGTCACAAGTGTAACGACTAGTAAGGCTGCCTCTATGACTGAGCAACTGTCACAGACCTCATTTCCTGCAGAAGCGAGCATGATGAGTATGACCACAGCCCCCCCTCCACGTGTCATCACCACTATCACCACTATGGGAACCAACTCAGTCCTGACTACCATGTCCaacccagagaggagagagagcaccaTGGACAGCAACCTGGCTACGGAGACCTTCACATCTGCCATGGAGCATCCTTCCACCTGGTCATCCACAACTGCTTCTGCCTCAACATCAGGCTCCTCGGCTATGAAAGACATAACTTCAATTTTGAAAGTCACAGGTTCTCCCAAAACAACTTCTGCAATGGGCACAACTTCATCCTTAGCATCAAGCACAGAATCAGGCTCTTTATCTACTCCCCATGGCATTATGACTGTTACTGGAACCAGCCCACCCAGTCCATCTTCTCATGCTTCAGCTGAAGATATGAGGTCCACAAATATGAGAACATTGACTCCTTCAGACACAACTGCATCTATGCCCATTTCAACTTCTGGTATCGAGAAGATGAACACCTTACTTCCTGACATTTTAGACACAAGTTGGACTACCAGTAAA encodes the following:
- the LOC128315002 gene encoding mucin-16-like, which encodes MIIMLSTVTVFCRAVSVTGLPTSSPGTSEDILNPSSKEPSSSHKTRITVGTSLRKTPKETVPVDTTVGLATLQSPNTGSVSTKLLPLPTGNTMTAESSTEMAVVTNNISHSTHPAEAWASTYSGTPEGTSQSRGTMSSFHPESTSVGATGKVQQVSSGLTSKTTEMDLSTRFGSTEGTAVDTHFPLSTSSTGLQDSATRLVISKVATGSVADKSELKTMPWVSTVVIPSTAFSTKAMAVERQTGGSVGKAYSSGPWPKQIPGSDPMSSASPVKPDTATTTLTTHIPPTGPWTSDRSEGSATISLTSMAKDTTGSSISATSPLVGPNSESITGLETTEMASPPGVPSVTSYPTELTSKGGALTLVIITSSPRGARSVSTIMTSPERKSRATVSTQAPGTSPWTVTDTAVQSHVTGLPKVSSTGRTLSSSAVATGTAEQQTSVSVGAAYSSAITRSDKTTGSDLIHGASLEATDTLHLTSREQTTSATLTFKSQAITSPTNDASGGKMNSSPSGVFPSMESKTLVAVTSVTTSKAASMTEQLSQTSFPAEASMMSMTTAPPPRVITTITTMGTNSVLTTMSNPERRESTMDSNLATETFTSAMEHPSTWSSTTASASTSGSSAMKDITSILKVTGSPKTTSAMGTTSSLASSTESGSLSTPHGIMTVTGTSPPSPSSHASAEDMRSTNMRTLTPSDTTASMPISTSGIEKMNTLLPDILDTSWTTSKRNMEVLPGSMAFTDHPNTKTDPNILLSVSLRDSLPTHDWTTGKPVSPATTTTSTPQGDTTQKFNVMNTIKPTTSYIPFFTTEIGIAPLLSYTPTNEERRTEKYTNDKISTPTLPQSMRSSDTTRGHIMKVVTNGEKLTMSEQNGTTRTTSEGTLALGTSAIASRAEMHSAATQGSRHSETTTSMDRHSEDVSHPSPSSEQDISSPSSLVPLSSMTSSSTVSPTLPTSNPPSLVLVTSPLTHGLLRTHSTWNTSLEGVISSPSGLSKTSVEIQASSEDSTDTEATHLPQNTAVTYVGTLSSAWESNPVAPAGLQPDTGTSHVKTSSIGGDAMASTKGSGLSGTTETETPSKMSLAPDPWETNMFRHTSSATEEITVPSKVSTGHQLSIFLGAFTCHDLVLCSVLHSPSQ